A genomic window from Stigmatopora argus isolate UIUO_Sarg chromosome 13, RoL_Sarg_1.0, whole genome shotgun sequence includes:
- the ndp gene encoding norrin, translating into MRASVTTVPPSGLLLVLMCCPLLGSVQSAANRKAGERVRFSYVSNSDLQRCMRHHFVETISHPIYKCNSKMVLLARCEGHCGQSTRSDPLVSFSSVLKQPFRNTCSCCRPHTSKLKAVRLRCAGGTRITATYRYILACHCVECS; encoded by the exons ATGAGAGCTTCCGTCACCACCGTGCCACCTTCTGGCCTGCTGCTCGTCCTGATGTGCTGCCCCCTGTTGGGCTCTGTGCAATCGGCCGCCAACCGCAAGGCCGGCGAGCGCGTACGCTTCTCGTACGTGAGCAATTCGGACCTGCAGCGCTGCATGAGGCATCACTTTGTGGAGACTATCAGCCATCCCATTTATAAGTGCAACTCCAAG ATGGTGTTGCTGGCACGCTGCGAGGGTCACTGCGGCCAGAGCACACGCTCCGACCCGCTGGTTTCCTTCAGCTCGGTTCTCAAGCAGCCCTTCAGGAACACTTGCTCCTGCTGCCGCCCGCACACCTCCAAACTCAAGGCCGTGCGCCTGCGCTGCGCCGGCGGCACCCGCATCACGGCCACCTACCGCTACATCCTGGCGTGCCACTGCGTGGAGTGCAGCTAA
- the mao gene encoding amine oxidase [flavin-containing] → MTAPGNTYDVIVVGGGISGLSAAKLLLESGLNPVVLEARDRVGGRTFTARTPETKWVDLGGAYVGPTQNRLLRLAKQYGIKTYKVNEEEKLLHYVNGKSTTFRGSFPPTWNPLVKLDFVNLFRTFDKMGKEIPSEAPWKAPHAEEWDNMSMKQLIDNICWTSATRRFATLFVNVNVTSEPHEVSALWFMWYVKQAGGTMRIFSTSNGGQERKFLGGSGQISECMARELGDRVKLQSPVFRIDQSGDSVLVETIDKQAYTAKYVIVATPPNLNLKMHFNPELPPLRNQLIHRVPMGSVIKCMVYYKENFWRKMGLCGSMMIEEEDAPIGLTLDDTKPDGSVPAIMGFILARKSRRLCELTKEERFKKICESFAKVMGTEKALHAIHYEEKNWCEEEYSGGCYTAYFPPGILTQFGKVLREPVGRLYFAGTETATEWSGYMDGAVQAGERAAREILCTMGKIHRNQIWQAEPVSEDVPPLPFTTTFWERNSPSVGGLLRFLGASAILSLAAAAGVVVAHKKGLVPRC, encoded by the exons ATGACGGCGCCCGGCAACACCTACGACGTGATCGTGGTCGGCGGGGGGATATCAG ggtTGAGCGCAGCCAAGCTGTTGCTAGAGAGCGGACTCAATCCCGTGGTCTTGGAGGCCCGCGATCGAGTTGGCGGTCGAACCTTCACCGCACGG acCCCGGAAACCAAATGGGTGGACCTGGGCGGGGCTTACGTGGGCCCGACGCAAAATCGCCTTCTCCGATTGGCCAAGCAGTACGGCATCAAGACGTACAAAGTCAATGAAGAAGAGAAGCTATTGCATTATGTCAAT gggAAATCTACTACCTTCAGAGGTTCCTTCCCACCCACGTGGAACCCCTTGGTCAAGTTGGACTTCGTCAATCTATTCAGGACCTTTGATAAGATGGGAAAAGAG ATACCCAGCGAGGCCCCCTGGAAAGCCCCCCATGCTGAGGAGTGGGACAATATGAGCATGAAGCAGCTCATAGACAACATCTGCTGGACCAG cgcCACCCGTCGCTTCGCCACTTTGTTCGTCAACGTCAACGTGACCTCCGAACCCCACGAGGTTTCGGCCCTCTGGTTCATGTGGTACGTCAAGCAGGCGGGGGGAACCATGAGGATCTTTTCCACCTCCAATGGAGGACAG GAGAGGAAGTTTCTGGGGGGGTCGGGTCAGATCAGCGAATGCATGGCCCGAGAACTGGGCGATCGAGTCAAGCTCCAATCGCCCGTCTTCAGGATTGATCAGAGTGGTGACTCGGTGCTGGTGGAGACCATCGACAAACAGGCCTACACG GCAAAGTACGTGATCGTGGCCACTCCTCCTAATCTCAACCTGAAGATGCACTTCAACCCCGAGCTCCCCCCACTGAGGAACCAGCTCATCCACCGCGTCCCCATGGGCTCGGTCATCAAATGCATGGTGTACTACAAAGAAAACTTCTGGAGGAAAATGG GATTGTGCGGCAGCATGATGATCGAGGAGGAGGATGCCCCCATCGGACTCACGCTAGATGACACCAAGCCCGATGGTTCCGTGCCAGCCATCATGGG aTTTATTCTGGCGCGGAAAAGTAGGAGACTCTGCGAGCTCACAAAAGAGGAAAG ATTCAAGAAGATCTGCGAGAGCTTCGCCAAAGTGATGGGCACTGAAAAAGCTCTGCAT GCCATCCATTACGAGGAGAAGAACTGGTGCGAAGAGGAGTACTCGGGAGGGTGTTACACAGCTTATTTCCCACCGGGCATCCTCACCCAGTTTGGAAA GGTGCTGAGGGAGCCGGTGGGACGCTTGTACTTTGCGGGAACCGAGACGGCCACCGAGTGGAGCGGCTACATGGACGGTGCCGTGCAGGCTGGAGAAAGGGCAGCCAGAGAG ATTTTGTGCACCATGGGAAAAATTCACCGCAACCAGATCTGGCAGGCAGAACCGGTGTCGGAG GACGTGCCGCCTCTCCCTTTCACTACCACCTTCTGGGAAAGGAACTCTCCTTCGGTGGGCGGCCTGCTCCGCTTCTTGGGCGCGTCGGCCATTTTGTCGCTGGCCGCGGCGGCCGGCGTCGTCGTGGCGCATAAAAAGGGCCTGGTTCCACGGTGTTAA